A window from Mangifera indica cultivar Alphonso chromosome 2, CATAS_Mindica_2.1, whole genome shotgun sequence encodes these proteins:
- the LOC123208716 gene encoding protein FAF-like, chloroplastic has product MSSTEKLGSESSDERNVEDGHCLRIESSRRAKGRKIKKFPPPLSSFNRNSQPSFFLRSVRTDGRLVLTAVRNDRPEILVVSRQNGRLRLHLIREEEKETQILPQVEEEEEEEEERRRENCWVAAQGRERRSVKEM; this is encoded by the coding sequence ATGTCGTCTACTGAAAAATTAGGGTCTGAGAGTTCGGATGAAAGGAATGTTGAAGATGGTCATTGCTTGAGAATAGAGTCGTCAAGGAGGGCTAAAGGGAGAAAGATAAAGAAGTTTCCACCTCCATTGTCGTCTTTCAACCGAAACAGTCAGCCAAGTTTCTTTCTCCGGTCTGTCAGGACAGACGGGAGACTAGTCTTAACAGCAGTTAGAAACGACCGCCCTGAGATTTTAGTTGTTTCACGGCAAAATGGACGGTTGAGACTGCATCTAAtcagagaggaagaaaaagaaacacaaatatTACCCCaggtagaagaagaagaggaggaggaggaagaaagaagaagagaaaattgcTGGGTGGCAGCTCAAGGGCGTGAGCGGAGAAGTGTTAAGGAGATGTAA